A region from the Helcococcus ovis genome encodes:
- a CDS encoding BglG family transcription antiterminator, translating to MIQRQKKILIELKNNPMDISQIAKKQNVTERTIRNDIKSINENLEKFNAEINKDSNGLYKIFMQNKELYEKFEKQELLNFEFDYSEPKNRIAYIALKFLFSNKYIKLEDLMDTMYISRSTIQNDMKETRKMLNKYNLDFDIKPNYGMKIIGSENAIRNAISTIIYDINKNFYKRFTNNSKFFDKNNLNEIYNIVIKNITESNLKLSDIALNNLVVHIAIAIKRISINQYFNNNIEIDIENSNEFHIAEKIVEDLESKFNIEFPMDEVYYITMHLLGTKLIINNNKNNKILDEDEKIKELAFEIVKEVEKVLRYDLLEDKELLASIALHLKPAIYRYKNNMNIRNPLLSSIKINYPFVYEASSIASDVIYKKTGIIFNEDELGYIAIHLGAAIERAKLNIKPIRTLLVCTTGIGSSRLLKYKLDSIFSNQLEIVDTTELYNIKNYINENLDLIISTVPFSMDLDVPIIFIYDILGESNFEDIKNFIYKKSNNKKCTKYLKKEDIYLGLDFENKEDVIRFLSDEIVKKGKTPDTLYENIMKRENIISTAFGNLVAVPHPFEPISNETFLTMGVLKKTINWSGKKVQVVIILNVEKNSEERFEEMYRLLLELIDRKESVERIIKSKSKEEIIDLISR from the coding sequence ATGATTCAACGTCAAAAGAAGATACTTATAGAATTAAAAAATAATCCTATGGATATTTCTCAGATTGCAAAAAAACAGAATGTTACTGAAAGAACTATTAGAAATGATATAAAATCAATTAATGAAAATTTAGAAAAATTTAATGCTGAAATTAATAAAGATTCAAACGGCTTGTATAAAATTTTTATGCAAAATAAAGAATTATATGAAAAGTTTGAAAAACAGGAATTACTAAATTTTGAATTTGATTATTCTGAACCAAAAAATAGAATAGCATATATTGCCTTAAAATTTTTATTTTCAAATAAATATATTAAATTAGAAGATTTAATGGATACTATGTATATTTCAAGATCTACTATTCAAAATGATATGAAAGAAACAAGAAAAATGTTAAATAAATATAATTTAGATTTTGATATAAAGCCCAACTATGGAATGAAGATAATCGGATCAGAAAATGCTATAAGAAATGCTATATCAACAATAATTTATGATATAAATAAGAATTTTTATAAAAGATTTACTAATAACTCAAAATTTTTTGATAAGAATAATCTTAATGAAATATATAACATTGTTATAAAAAATATTACCGAATCAAATCTTAAACTTTCAGATATTGCTCTTAATAATTTAGTGGTTCATATTGCCATAGCAATAAAAAGAATATCTATAAATCAATATTTTAATAATAATATTGAAATTGATATTGAAAATAGTAATGAATTTCATATAGCTGAAAAAATTGTAGAAGATTTAGAGTCAAAATTTAATATTGAATTTCCAATGGATGAAGTTTACTATATTACAATGCATTTGCTTGGTACAAAATTAATAATAAATAACAATAAAAATAATAAAATTTTAGATGAAGATGAAAAAATAAAAGAACTAGCTTTTGAAATTGTAAAAGAGGTAGAAAAAGTTTTAAGGTATGATTTGTTAGAAGATAAGGAACTTTTAGCTTCAATAGCATTACATTTAAAACCTGCAATATATAGATATAAAAACAATATGAATATTAGAAATCCATTGTTATCATCTATAAAAATAAATTATCCATTTGTTTATGAAGCATCATCAATTGCGTCAGATGTTATATATAAAAAAACAGGTATTATATTTAACGAAGATGAACTTGGTTATATTGCAATTCATTTAGGAGCTGCAATTGAAAGAGCAAAATTAAATATAAAACCTATTAGAACATTACTCGTATGTACTACAGGAATAGGCAGTTCAAGATTACTTAAATATAAATTAGATTCAATTTTTTCAAATCAATTGGAGATTGTAGATACTACTGAATTATATAATATTAAAAATTATATAAATGAAAATTTGGATTTAATAATAAGCACAGTTCCCTTTTCTATGGATTTAGATGTGCCTATTATTTTTATATATGATATTTTAGGAGAGTCAAATTTTGAAGATATAAAAAATTTTATTTATAAAAAAAGTAACAATAAAAAGTGTACAAAGTATTTGAAAAAAGAGGATATATATTTAGGTCTTGATTTTGAAAATAAGGAGGATGTAATTAGATTTTTATCTGATGAAATTGTAAAAAAAGGAAAAACACCAGATACACTTTATGAAAATATAATGAAGAGGGAAAATATTATATCAACAGCTTTTGGTAATTTAGTTGCTGTCCCTCATCCATTTGAACCAATTTCTAATGAAACATTTTTAACAATGGGTGTATTAAAAAAAACAATAAATTGGTCAGGAAAGAAGGTGCAAGTAGTCATAATTCTTAATGTTGAAAAAAACTCAGAGGAAAGATTTGAAGAAATGTATAGATTATTACTTGAATTAATTGATAGAAAAGAAAGCGTTGAGAGAATAATAAAATCTAAGTCTAAAGAAGAGATAATAGATTTGATATCAAGGTGA
- a CDS encoding PTS sugar transporter subunit IIC, giving the protein MNKLIAWMEKYFIPVATKIGQQRHLVAIRDSFIAIMPLTMVGSVAVLLNVFFRDLPTAAGWTGFVQNMQWLININGIVWFASFAIISFAFIVSFGYHLSKDYEVNPIAGAIVSLSSFVVFLPQVATFEAEVKGVKGIVSSWGFISLNHIGSAALFTALIVGLIFTMIYIKLMKANLIIKLPDTVPPAVSKAFAAIIPSVISIYLSAVLSFLLTNYTGMVLNDIIAKYIQIPLMSLSQGIFSVILLSFLVQLFWFFGIHGHNVLAPIMDGIYLPATTANAEHYLKYGVEGIKDLPYLWTRGSFDAFGQMGGSGITIALIIAIFIFSKRDDSRAIAKLSAPMGIFNINEPITFGIPIVLNPIYAIPWLIVPPLAVSIAYTLTSLGVIRPVLAAVPWILPPGIYAFLATGGDWLAAIVSLLLIVLAVMIYTPFVLLANKMNNKYEI; this is encoded by the coding sequence ATGAATAAATTAATCGCATGGATGGAAAAGTATTTTATTCCAGTTGCAACTAAAATTGGTCAACAAAGACATTTAGTTGCAATAAGAGATTCGTTTATAGCAATAATGCCATTAACAATGGTTGGTTCTGTAGCAGTTCTATTAAATGTATTTTTTAGGGATTTACCAACTGCAGCAGGTTGGACAGGATTTGTTCAAAACATGCAATGGTTAATAAATATAAATGGTATAGTATGGTTTGCATCATTCGCAATAATCTCATTTGCGTTTATAGTCTCATTTGGATATCATTTATCTAAAGATTATGAAGTAAACCCTATAGCAGGTGCTATAGTATCTTTATCTTCTTTTGTTGTATTTTTACCACAGGTAGCTACATTTGAAGCAGAAGTAAAAGGTGTAAAAGGAATTGTTTCTTCATGGGGATTTATTAGCTTAAATCATATAGGATCAGCTGCATTATTTACAGCTTTGATAGTAGGACTTATCTTTACAATGATTTATATTAAATTAATGAAAGCAAATTTAATTATAAAATTACCAGATACTGTTCCTCCAGCTGTATCAAAAGCTTTTGCAGCAATTATACCATCAGTTATCTCTATTTATTTGAGTGCTGTATTGTCATTCTTATTGACTAATTATACAGGAATGGTATTAAATGATATTATTGCAAAATATATACAAATCCCTCTGATGAGCTTATCACAAGGTATATTTTCGGTAATTTTACTTTCATTTTTAGTACAACTATTTTGGTTCTTTGGGATACATGGACATAATGTTCTTGCTCCAATTATGGATGGAATTTATTTACCAGCAACTACAGCAAATGCAGAACATTATTTAAAATATGGAGTTGAAGGTATTAAAGATTTACCATACTTATGGACAAGAGGGTCATTCGATGCATTTGGACAAATGGGGGGTTCTGGTATAACTATTGCACTTATAATTGCTATATTTATTTTTTCTAAAAGAGATGATTCAAGAGCTATAGCAAAATTAAGTGCTCCTATGGGTATATTTAATATTAATGAACCAATAACTTTTGGTATCCCAATAGTTTTAAATCCAATATATGCTATTCCATGGTTAATAGTTCCACCATTGGCAGTATCAATAGCATATACATTGACATCTTTAGGAGTAATTAGACCTGTATTAGCAGCTGTTCCTTGGATTTTGCCTCCTGGGATATATGCGTTTTTAGCTACAGGTGGAGATTGGTTAGCAGCAATAGTTTCGTTACTTTTAAT
- a CDS encoding bifunctional metallophosphatase/5'-nucleotidase, translated as MKIAIYHTSDMHGYVFPTNYVEYQNLGMLKILSYIEKDRENYDASLLLEGGDLIQGSAMTNYLSKIKPDINPILTLLKMAKYDAYVMGNHEFNYGQDYLYKSYEQVKDFVLNSNIKGLKLGNKPYKIFDLNGFRVGVFAATTAYIPNWENTQNIEGLEFLNPVEEYGKYEREIVNNSDYVIFLYHGGFEKSLDEEFIPTEKLNGENQASEMLQRYSSINAVLSGHQHRSFITKIGDVICSQPINNARNFTKLVIDTETNSVEYNLVEVDLLDVEIAPKFSQIFDATNKKLEVYLAEIIGKLDKDIEIKDQFETRLYGHPYINLLQQIQIEVSGADFSTTTLFDTAIGFKKDISIRDVLVNYPYPNTLKVLEVSGHVIKEAIEKSATYFVIDNQGKPTVNPNYIKPKLKNYIYDFYYGLEFEADLRRPFLDRVISIKKDGKKLDLDKMYTVVLNNYRASNVNEYPCYEGAKVVKEINFDMSEIMINYFQNNKDIKVDETKNFKFIY; from the coding sequence ATGAAAATAGCTATTTATCATACAAGTGATATGCACGGATATGTGTTTCCGACTAATTATGTAGAATATCAAAATTTAGGAATGTTAAAAATCCTATCATATATTGAAAAAGATAGAGAAAATTATGATGCAAGTTTATTACTTGAGGGTGGAGATTTAATTCAAGGTTCAGCAATGACTAATTATTTATCAAAAATCAAACCGGATATAAATCCGATTTTGACATTGCTGAAAATGGCGAAATATGATGCCTATGTAATGGGAAATCATGAATTTAATTATGGACAAGATTATTTATATAAATCATATGAACAAGTAAAAGATTTTGTATTAAATTCAAATATAAAAGGCCTTAAACTTGGAAATAAACCATATAAAATATTTGATTTAAATGGATTTAGAGTTGGAGTTTTTGCAGCTACTACAGCTTATATTCCAAATTGGGAAAACACTCAAAATATTGAAGGTCTTGAATTTTTAAATCCTGTAGAAGAGTATGGAAAATATGAAAGGGAAATTGTTAATAATTCTGATTATGTAATCTTCCTATATCACGGTGGATTTGAAAAGAGTTTAGATGAAGAATTCATTCCTACTGAAAAATTAAATGGAGAAAATCAGGCAAGTGAAATGCTTCAAAGATATAGTAGTATAAATGCAGTATTAAGTGGTCATCAACATAGATCATTTATTACAAAAATTGGAGATGTAATTTGCTCTCAACCTATAAATAATGCAAGAAACTTCACTAAACTTGTTATTGATACGGAAACTAATAGTGTAGAATATAATTTGGTAGAAGTGGATTTATTGGATGTAGAAATTGCTCCTAAGTTTAGTCAAATATTTGATGCAACAAATAAAAAATTAGAAGTTTATTTAGCTGAAATAATAGGAAAATTAGATAAGGATATTGAAATAAAAGATCAATTTGAAACAAGACTTTATGGACATCCATATATCAATTTATTGCAACAAATACAAATTGAAGTTTCAGGAGCAGATTTTTCTACAACAACGTTATTTGATACTGCAATTGGATTTAAGAAAGATATAAGTATTAGAGATGTGCTTGTTAACTATCCATATCCAAATACACTAAAAGTTTTAGAAGTTTCCGGTCATGTTATTAAAGAAGCAATTGAAAAATCAGCGACATATTTTGTTATAGACAATCAAGGAAAACCTACTGTTAATCCAAATTATATTAAGCCAAAACTTAAAAATTATATTTATGATTTTTATTATGGATTAGAGTTTGAAGCAGATTTAAGAAGACCATTTTTAGATAGAGTTATTTCAATAAAAAAAGATGGCAAAAAATTAGATTTAGATAAAATGTATACTGTGGTTTTAAATAATTATAGAGCATCTAATGTTAATGAATACCCATGTTATGAAGGGGCAAAAGTAGTTAAAGAAATAAATTTTGATATGAGTGAAATTATGATTAATTACTTCCAAAATAATAAGGATATTAAAGTTGATGAAACAAAAAACTTTAAGTTTATTTATTGA
- a CDS encoding putative ABC transporter permease subunit has protein sequence MTNIIQLLKKDFGFYYTLKSVFNDRKARNKFVGGLFGFAVIIFYLYLAQSILLNIYDLFLENGYAKELIVLSQFVFLFLVLVFFTTTIISKFYFSNDIKILLRLPIKPEEIMASRIIFYAVSSLFYGVILSFPIIIKTGLYLEKPIIFYILSVIVLLLISLILINIITLFVVYIMKFINKNIRLKNLLKYGAYILFFGSVIALQFVFQYFTKELNETLLLRTAGNLKNTLLNFFPQIRLGTDVLISENIMTSVLSLFGLFVIALFTTFITISMGKNALVSGILNVNSSKSKKIKLSKSDINNISVLRLIFRKEIKNIFGTAIYLVNKVTFGFIMTIAFSIPIITNNGNNVFEKINGFYDEISKMENGNILLIAGAIMLVTLFTLFSSSGSELTSSTFSREGKNIWIMKVLPISAKDQILGRLLASSVLIMIAVSPLVILLNVFARFNIFIILGSIVTMFITSMFTSALSFIAGILWPYTNWDNPNQAIKGARSLIPSLLLILFTILVVGITVGSIRFDAVVHSNYVFLYPIFWNLLFAILTYVLYKLDLKLYEKYLVRMGN, from the coding sequence ATGACTAATATTATACAATTACTAAAAAAAGATTTTGGATTTTATTACACATTAAAATCTGTATTTAATGATAGAAAAGCTAGAAATAAATTTGTTGGTGGGTTATTTGGATTTGCAGTTATAATTTTTTATTTGTATCTTGCACAATCTATCTTACTAAATATTTACGATTTATTTTTAGAAAATGGTTATGCTAAAGAATTAATTGTATTATCGCAATTTGTATTTTTATTTTTAGTGTTAGTATTTTTTACAACTACAATTATTAGTAAATTTTATTTTTCAAATGATATAAAGATTCTTCTTAGATTACCGATTAAACCTGAAGAAATAATGGCTAGTAGAATTATTTTCTATGCTGTAAGTTCGCTATTTTATGGTGTGATTTTATCATTTCCTATAATAATTAAAACAGGACTTTATTTAGAAAAACCTATTATATTTTATATTTTATCAGTTATTGTTTTACTATTAATATCATTGATATTAATTAATATTATAACCTTATTTGTTGTATATATAATGAAATTTATAAATAAAAATATTAGATTAAAAAATCTATTAAAATATGGGGCATATATTTTATTTTTTGGGAGCGTTATTGCGTTACAATTTGTATTTCAATATTTTACAAAAGAATTAAATGAGACATTGTTGCTTCGAACAGCTGGAAATCTAAAAAATACATTATTAAATTTTTTCCCTCAAATTAGATTAGGTACAGATGTTTTAATCTCTGAAAATATAATGACTTCGGTATTGAGCCTATTCGGATTATTTGTTATAGCTTTATTTACAACATTTATAACTATTTCAATGGGTAAAAATGCTTTAGTTTCAGGTATACTAAATGTTAATAGTTCAAAAAGTAAAAAAATAAAATTAAGTAAGTCAGATATTAACAATATTTCAGTACTAAGACTTATTTTTAGAAAAGAAATAAAAAATATCTTTGGTACTGCAATCTATTTAGTAAATAAGGTTACTTTTGGATTTATTATGACGATAGCATTTTCTATACCGATTATAACCAATAACGGTAATAATGTATTTGAAAAAATAAATGGTTTTTATGATGAAATCAGTAAAATGGAAAATGGTAATATTTTATTGATTGCAGGGGCAATTATGCTTGTTACTTTATTTACTTTATTCTCTTCAAGTGGCTCGGAACTTACTTCATCAACATTTAGTAGAGAAGGAAAAAATATATGGATTATGAAAGTACTTCCTATTTCTGCTAAGGATCAAATTTTGGGAAGATTACTTGCATCATCTGTACTTATTATGATAGCAGTTTCTCCATTAGTAATATTGTTAAATGTATTTGCTAGATTTAATATTTTTATAATATTAGGTTCAATTGTTACAATGTTTATAACATCAATGTTTACTAGTGCTTTGTCATTTATAGCTGGGATATTGTGGCCATATACAAATTGGGATAATCCAAATCAAGCCATTAAAGGTGCCAGATCGTTAATTCCTTCATTACTACTTATACTATTTACGATATTAGTAGTTGGTATTACAGTGGGTTCAATTCGTTTTGATGCTGTTGTTCATAGCAATTACGTATTTTTATATCCGATTTTCTGGAATTTGTTGTTTGCAATATTAACATATGTATTGTATAAATTAGATTTAAAATTGTATGAAAAATATTTAGTAAGAATGGGTAATTGA
- a CDS encoding DUF4091 domain-containing protein, protein MKLKIVDSNLKYDNITLKEFELIEDVLTYKRWKNDILILHFLVYSEKDDQYDIDLSFENPLKYKIYKVQKNLAYEGDPTYPISLNKKKNRAVASDILIEDNKASVKAGNFQSFYAEINIPYDIDSEFVFKVKLYNSQITEYISKKVCVKISHRYIDFNKYKFDLELWQYPYSVAEYYGVKPFSHEHFKILEKHMKLYYDLGGRAITATLCEDAWGGQTYSKNEIKYPSMIKWYKEGEKFRFDYTNFDKWVEFCQGLNLGKEKIIIYGMAPWHESFTYYSNEELIFEKYMLDSQRYCTVWREFLSDFYIHLEEKKWFDMIYIGIDERGFSKEIFEVLSSVKNSKSNTIKISAAIDNYSENAKYLENVQQVSVSMIEFEKDRLRYHNFVEDRRRKGFDTYLYSCVGHRPGNFVLSENAETYYTVVLSSLCDGFLRWAYDAWTQNPIEDSTHSSFEPGDCFLVYPSNDNDKNTNISLRYLKIKEGIYDSYKIKRIEERNKDLLDQIFSRIKTKFIFGKKYLSKIEIEILLNDISIIKSMF, encoded by the coding sequence ATGAAATTGAAGATTGTAGATTCAAATTTAAAATATGACAACATTACATTAAAAGAATTTGAATTAATAGAAGATGTTTTAACTTATAAAAGGTGGAAAAATGATATCTTAATTTTACATTTTTTAGTATATTCTGAAAAAGATGACCAATATGATATCGATTTAAGTTTTGAAAATCCACTAAAATATAAGATATATAAAGTACAAAAAAATTTAGCTTATGAAGGTGACCCTACTTATCCAATATCTTTGAATAAAAAAAAGAATAGGGCAGTTGCTTCGGATATATTAATTGAGGATAACAAAGCTTCAGTTAAAGCAGGTAATTTTCAATCTTTTTACGCAGAGATTAATATTCCTTATGATATTGATTCCGAATTTGTATTTAAGGTTAAATTGTATAACTCTCAAATTACAGAGTATATAAGTAAAAAAGTTTGTGTGAAAATATCACATAGATATATTGATTTTAATAAATATAAATTTGATTTAGAACTTTGGCAATATCCATATTCTGTAGCTGAATATTATGGTGTAAAACCATTTTCACATGAACATTTTAAAATTTTAGAAAAACATATGAAGCTATACTATGATTTAGGTGGTAGAGCTATAACAGCTACATTATGTGAAGATGCATGGGGAGGACAAACATATAGTAAAAATGAAATTAAGTATCCATCAATGATAAAGTGGTATAAAGAAGGAGAAAAATTCAGATTTGATTACACTAATTTTGATAAATGGGTTGAATTCTGTCAGGGATTAAATTTAGGAAAAGAAAAAATTATTATTTATGGCATGGCTCCATGGCATGAATCATTTACTTATTACTCAAATGAAGAATTAATCTTTGAAAAATATATGCTTGATAGTCAGAGGTATTGTACTGTTTGGAGAGAGTTTTTAAGTGATTTTTATATTCATTTAGAAGAGAAAAAATGGTTTGATATGATATATATTGGAATTGATGAAAGAGGATTTTCTAAAGAAATTTTTGAGGTATTATCATCGGTTAAAAATTCTAAATCTAATACCATAAAAATTTCCGCAGCAATTGATAATTATTCTGAAAATGCAAAATATTTGGAAAATGTGCAGCAAGTCAGTGTTTCAATGATTGAGTTTGAAAAGGATAGATTAAGATATCATAATTTTGTGGAAGATAGAAGAAGAAAGGGATTTGATACTTATCTTTATTCATGCGTAGGACATAGACCTGGAAATTTTGTTTTAAGTGAAAATGCAGAAACATACTACACCGTTGTGTTATCCTCTCTTTGTGACGGATTTTTAAGATGGGCATATGATGCATGGACTCAAAATCCTATTGAGGATTCAACACATTCAAGTTTTGAACCCGGTGATTGCTTCTTGGTTTATCCATCAAATGATAATGATAAAAATACAAATATTTCATTAAGATATTTAAAAATTAAAGAGGGAATCTATGATTCGTATAAAATAAAAAGAATTGAGGAAAGAAATAAAGATTTACTAGATCAGATTTTTTCGAGAATAAAAACTAAATTTATTTTTGGAAAAAAGTATTTATCAAAAATTGAAATTGAAATTTTATTAAATGATATAAGTATTATAAAGTCAATGTTTTAA
- a CDS encoding ABC transporter ATP-binding protein, translating into MISVKNLRKDFGNKLAVNNISFEVKDGEILGFLGPNGAGKTTTISMIVGLLEPTSGEIEVNGIDAIKNSFEAKKQIAFLPDNPEIYENMSGRKFVTFVANIYGVDKNNRDGKIEELAKKFGLQDDIDALISTYSHGMKQKIALISALVHDPEVLILDEPMVGLDPQSAFNLKELMRERCDRGKSVFFSSHVMEVVEKICDRIIIIKHGNIIAQGTIEQLKQHSNYEGDLEKLFLELTND; encoded by the coding sequence ATGATTTCTGTAAAAAATTTAAGAAAAGATTTTGGAAATAAATTAGCTGTAAATAATATTAGTTTTGAAGTTAAAGATGGTGAAATACTAGGATTTTTAGGGCCTAATGGTGCTGGAAAGACTACTACTATAAGTATGATAGTTGGATTACTTGAGCCTACTAGTGGTGAAATCGAAGTTAATGGCATCGATGCAATTAAAAATTCATTTGAAGCAAAAAAACAAATTGCATTTTTGCCTGATAATCCTGAAATTTATGAAAATATGTCGGGAAGAAAGTTTGTTACATTTGTTGCAAATATTTATGGAGTTGATAAAAATAATAGAGATGGAAAAATTGAAGAATTAGCTAAAAAGTTTGGCTTACAAGATGATATTGATGCATTAATTTCTACTTATTCTCATGGGATGAAGCAAAAAATTGCTTTGATTTCAGCGTTAGTTCATGATCCGGAAGTGTTGATATTGGACGAACCGATGGTTGGGTTGGATCCTCAATCTGCATTTAATTTGAAAGAATTAATGAGAGAAAGATGTGATAGGGGAAAATCAGTATTTTTCTCATCTCATGTTATGGAAGTTGTTGAAAAAATTTGTGACAGGATAATTATAATTAAGCATGGAAATATAATTGCACAAGGTACCATTGAACAATTGAAGCAACATTCAAACTATGAAGGGGATCTAGAAAAATTATTTTTGGAGTTGACAAATGACTAA
- the gpmA gene encoding 2,3-diphosphoglycerate-dependent phosphoglycerate mutase: protein MKLVLVRHGESEWNKLNLFTGWTDVELSDKGHEEAIEGGKTLKAEGYDFDVCYTSYLKRAINTLNHVLEEMDRQWLPVIKTWKLNERHYGALQGLNKSETAEKYGEEQVKIWRRSFDVQPPSLDASDERNPKLQEAYRGVTEELPLAESLKDTIARVIPYFESTIKKDMLDGKRVLIAAHGNSLRALVKYFEKLTDEEIMGVNLPTGIPLVYEFDEDFNVISKEFIGDQEKIASKINAVANQGKAK from the coding sequence ATGAAATTAGTATTAGTTAGACACGGTGAAAGTGAATGGAATAAGTTAAACTTATTCACTGGTTGGACAGATGTAGAATTAAGTGATAAAGGTCACGAAGAAGCTATTGAAGGTGGAAAAACACTTAAAGCTGAAGGATATGACTTTGATGTATGCTATACATCATACTTAAAGAGAGCAATTAATACGCTAAATCATGTTTTAGAAGAAATGGACAGACAATGGTTGCCTGTTATTAAAACATGGAAATTAAACGAAAGACACTATGGGGCATTACAAGGATTAAATAAATCTGAAACAGCTGAAAAATATGGTGAAGAACAAGTTAAGATTTGGAGAAGATCATTTGACGTACAACCACCATCGCTTGATGCATCAGATGAAAGAAATCCAAAATTACAAGAAGCTTATAGGGGAGTTACAGAAGAATTGCCTTTAGCAGAAAGTTTAAAAGATACAATTGCTAGGGTTATTCCTTATTTTGAATCAACAATAAAAAAAGATATGCTAGATGGCAAGAGAGTTTTAATTGCAGCTCACGGTAATTCATTAAGAGCATTGGTAAAATACTTTGAAAAATTAACAGATGAAGAAATTATGGGAGTAAATTTACCTACAGGTATACCACTAGTTTATGAATTTGATGAAGATTTCAATGTAATTTCAAAAGAATTTATAGGAGATCAAGAAAAAATTGCAAGCAAGATTAATGCTGTAGCAAATCAAGGAAAAGCTAAATAA
- a CDS encoding GlsB/YeaQ/YmgE family stress response membrane protein, whose translation MGWIVSILLGALAGWLASIIMKKDASMGAIANIIVGIVGGVIGRAIAGFAGISADKVSIGGVAIAVLGACILLWLVDLVRGRK comes from the coding sequence ATGGGTTGGATAGTAAGTATATTATTAGGTGCATTAGCTGGATGGTTAGCAAGTATAATCATGAAAAAGGATGCTTCAATGGGGGCAATTGCAAATATCATTGTGGGTATAGTTGGTGGTGTAATAGGTAGAGCTATAGCAGGTTTTGCAGGGATATCAGCGGATAAAGTATCAATTGGCGGTGTTGCAATCGCAGTACTTGGTGCATGTATTTTATTATGGTTGGTAGATTTAGTTAGAGGTAGAAAATAA